Part of the Polaribacter sp. Hel1_33_78 genome is shown below.
TCCGGAAAAGACAGAAACTTCTTCTTTTGGCACATGAGTAACCTCCACATATTTTAAAGTTGTATCAATCGCACCAGAACCTAAAAATAATAAAATAGGTAATAATAAACCTGCATTTTTATGCGTTGTTTTTTCCTCTTTCACCGACGCTAAATAAACCGCTATTAAGGCAATAATAATTCCTGCTATTTTTAAAATTGTAACAGATTCATTATACAGAAAAACACCGAAAAAAACAGGAATAACTACAGACATTTTTCCGGCAACAGAAGCCACAGAAACTCCATTCTCGTGAGCAGTTTTTGCCATCACAAAAAAGATGGAAACAAACAAAGCTCCTAAAAAAACAGCTCCTAAAAACCAAGGTTGTTTGGGTATTTCTGTAACAGAAAAACTTTTTTCTGCAAAAGCAAACCCCATCGAAAGGGCAACAATATAATTTACAAATATCGCTTTTAAAATATCGACTTTATAAATGCCGAAATATTTAAAAATCACAAATAAACCTGTAGAAAAAAGTATACTTAAAAGTAGATAAATCAATTAATTTTATTTTTAGTGAATAATTCTGTAACGTCTTCTTTTTTAGGAATTAAATTCCAAACATGAATCCCCAATTTATTTGCTGAATCTGTGTTTTCTTTTAAATCGTCAACAAATAAAGTTTCATCAGCAACTAAATTATTTGCGTTTAAAACAAATTCATAGATTTCTGAATCTGGTTTCCTAAAATTAATTTCATGCGATAAATAAAACTGCTCAAAAGATTTTTCAAACGTATTATAAAAAACTTCTCCTAATGAATCTTGCACCCATTTAATGTGTAAGTCATTTGTATTACTTAATAAGAACAACCTATACTTTTTACTTTCTGATAATTCTTTTAAAAAATCTAAACGCTTTTTAGGAAAATCTAACAAAATAGCATTCCAAGCGTAAACTAAATCAGCCTTCGGTATTTCAAACTTCTTATAAAAAAAATCAATAAACTCATCAGTAGTCATCAACCCTTTTTCGTATTGATGATACACGCCAATCATTTCATCAGAAATTTTTGTGACCCCCAATTTTGCCATTTCTACAAATGTAGCCTGTTTATCTAGATTGATAAAAATATCTCCAAAATCGAAGATGATGTTTTTAATCATTCGAATATCTTTTTAAAATGTCATTTTTAATTTTTATTTCTGAAGTAATTTTTGCACAAAAAACAGGAGCTTTAATTCCTTTTATAAAAGAAGTATCTCCTGTAAAAACTCTTGCTTCATCCCATAAATTGACATCAATAAAAGTTTGTAAAGTTTGTGTTCCTCCTTCAATAATTACAGATTGAATTTGGTGTTTCTGTAAAACTTCACAGATTTGCTTCGCTATATTTTTTGAAAAATTAATGATTTCAAAAAAGATGGCTTTATCTTCTTGGAAATGAAAATGCTCTTTCGTTTCTGTAATTACAATGGTTTTTATACTTCCATCAAAAACATTTTTGTCTTTTGGAATTCTTAAATTGCGATCCAATACAATTCTTACAGGGTTATTTCCAAACCAACTTCGTACATTTAATTTAGGGTTATCGGCAATAACAGTATTTGTACCCACTAAAATTGCATGCTCTTCGCTTCTATATTTATGAACTAATTGCTGTGAAATCTTATTAGAAATCCAAACAGGTTTTTGCATATTTTTTGTTGATGGAGCAATAAAACCATCTATTGTTTCTGCCCATTTTAAAATGACATAAGGTCTTTTTTTCTCTTGTACTGCAAAAAATCGTTTGTGGTGCAATCTACATTCATCTTCTAAAACACCAACAATTACGTTTATTCCAGCTTTTCTCAAACGGCCAACCCCTTTACCGGCAACTAAATCATTAGAATCTAAACAACCAATAACCACCATTTTAAACTGATGCTTTACCAATAAATCTGCACATGGTGGTGTTTTACCAAAATGAGCGCAAGGCTCTAGCGTTACATAGATTGTTGCTTCTTTTAAAAGTGTTTTATTTTTAACCGAATTTATTGCATTTACTTCAGCATGATTTTCTCCATAAGCAGATGTAAAACCTTCTCCGATAATCTTATTATCAAAAACAATTACTGCTCCAACACTAGGATTTGGACGTGCATTTCCAATACCGTTTTGGGCAATTTGTAAACAACGTTGTATGTATAATTCGTGATTAATAATTTAATTAATTATGATAGAAATTTAACTAACTTAAGCTAAAAATTTATTTTCATTTCTTGAGTTTTATCAACTAAAAACTCTTTTGTAAAACCAAAAACAGCATACTTTAAGTTTCCTTTAAACTGAACTTTTACTTTATTTTTAAGAATAGAAGCTATTAATCCGCCTAAAATGCCATTTTTATTGTTTTCAAAAATACGTTTTGTAGGAATCATAACTTTTAAAGGAATTGAAAAGTCATTTCTCGCCGGAACTTTAAATTCATCAGCATACACCTGCGCAACTTCTTCTCCATTTACAATTACTTTTATTTGATCAGTAAATATTTTACCTCCAACATCATTCGGGTTTTGAAAGTGTGCATTTGCTTGTAATTGAATTGTATCTGCCTGAAAGCTGATTACTTTTACATCATCTAACTTTATAAAAACGGGTGGTTTTTTTACAGAACAACTGTAAATTAATAAAAATAAACCTAAAAAATAGAATACTTTTTTCATCAAAAATCTTTAAAAAAATAGGTAACTTGCTCTTGCAAAAATACAGTAATAAATGACAAGTCAAGATTTTATCATTAGAGAAATTACACCTGCAGATAATGCAGAACTGGCAAATGTTGTTAGAAGTGTAATTTTAGAAATGGGTGCTCCAAAAATTGGCACCGCTTATGAAGATGCAGCCACGGATAACATGTTTGAAACCTATCAAAAAGAAAAAGCAATTTATTTTGTTGTAGAACAGCATAATAAAGTTGTTGGTGGTGCCGGAATTGCACAATTAGATAATTACGAAGGCAATTTTTGTGAACTTCAAAAAATGTACTTTTTGCCTTTGGTTCGCGGAAAAGGGATTGGCACAAAATTAATCTCTACGTGTTTAGAAAAAGCAAAAGAATTTGGTTTTGAAAGCTGCTATTTAGAAACCATGCCTTATATGACGGCAGCTCAAAAATTATATAAAAGAAATGGCTTTACCTCTTTAGACAAACCAGTTGGTAACACGGGTCATTATGCGTGTAATGTTTGGATGCTAAAAAAAATATGATCTTAAAAGAATTTAGAACCTTTTGTACTGAAGTACTTTCAGAAATTTATCCACAGACAGAAATAGATTCTTTTTTCTTTCTCATAATGGAAGAAAAACTAAAATTACAAAGAATTGATACGGTCTTAAAACCTAATTTTCAAATTTCTGATGCTATTTTTAAAGAATTAGAAACAATCGTAAACCAATTAAAAAAGGAAAAACCAATACAATACATTTTAGGGAAAACAGAATTTTATGGAATGCCTTTAAAAGTTGATGAAAACACTTTAATTCCAAGACCAGAAACAGAAGAATTGGTAGACTGGGTTCTTAATGAAGCTTCACATCTAGAAAATCATAAAACTAAAAACCTTTCAATTTTAGATATTGGAACAGGAACGGGTTGTATTCCTATTTCCCTGGCCAAGAACTTACCACAGGCCAACATTTCTGCTATAGATATTTCTGAGAATGCTTTAAAAATTGCAAAACAAAATGCTATTTTAAATGAAGTGGAAATTAATTTTTCTGAAATTGACATTTTAAAAACTACTACTTTATGGCAAAAATTTGACATTATAGTTTCCAATCCTCCATATGTCAGAGAATTAGAAAAAGTGGAAATACAAAATAACGTTTTACACAACGAACCGCATTTAGCATTGTTTGTTTCTGATGAAAATCCATTGATTTTTTATGATAAAATTGCTGATGTAGCAAAACAGCATTTAACTAAAAATGGCCTTCTTTTCTTTGAGATTAACCAATATTTAGGACAAGAAACTTTAAAACTACTAGCAGAAAAAGGTTTTACAAATATAAAATTACGCAAAGACCTATTTGGTAATGAAAGAATGGTAAAAGCATCATTCTTTATCTAGTGTTAGCTTTCAATGTCTATTATTTTTTTTATATTAGGTTTCAAAAAAAAAAATACAGCTCTGAAATATAGAAAAGGTTACCCAAACAGTAAATCAGTCCAAACAACTCCCAGAAAATAGTAGAAATTAAGAATAGACCTCTCTAAAATTATGAAAGGAAAACAATTTTAGAGGAATTCGAGGATTCTCTAAATAAATAAGACAGGCTAAGAAAAATCTTAGCCTGTTTTATTTTTTTATAAAATCAAATAAAAGACACTATTTAAGTACTTTTGCAACATGGTTAAAGAAGTTCAACTTAGAGTAAATTTAGTAGAAGAACGCAAAGAAAATATACTTTTACACAAAGCATCTAAACAATTAGGAGTTAGTAAAAGCGAAATCTCTGCTGTAAAAGTATTAAGAAAATCTATAGACGCTCGTAAAAAAGACATTATATTTAATTATAAAGTTGCTGTTTATATTAATGAACAAATTCCCGAAAAATCTGATTATATTTTTGAATATAAAGATGTTTCTAAAGCAAAAGAAATTCATATTGTTGGTTTTGGCCCTGCAGGAATGTATGCGGCTTTGCGCTGTATAGAACTAGGTTACAAACCAATTGTTTTAGAACGTGGTAAAAACGTACAAGATAGAAGAAGAGATCTAAAAGCCATAAATCAAGATCATATTGTAAATGAAGATTCTAATTATTGCTTTGGTGAAGGTGGCGCTGGAACTTACTCTGATGGCAAACTATACACTAGGAGTTTAAAACGTGGAGATGTTAGGCGAATTTTTGAAAACCTAGTTTTTCACGGTGCTACAGAACAAATTTTAATCGATGCCCATCCTCATATTGGAACTAATAAGCTTCCGAAAATCATTCAAAATATACGGGAGAATATTTTAAAATTTGGTGGTGAAATACATTTTGAAACCCGTGTTACAGATTTCAGAGTTACCAACAATAAGCTGTGCGCTATAAAATTACAGAACGGACAAGAAATGCCTGTAAATTCTGTCATTTTAGCTACTGGACATTCTGCGAGAGATATTTATGAACTATTACATAAAAAAGAAATTACTTTAAAAGCCAAATCATTTGCAATGGGGGTTCGGGTAGAACATCCTCAAGAAATTATAGATCAAATTCAATACCATTGTTCTGGCCAAAGAGATGAACTTTTACCTGCAGCCGCTTATAGCTTGGTGCATCAAGTAAATAACAGAGGTGTATACTCTTTTTGCATGTGCCCTGGTGGATTTATTGTACCCGCGGCCACCACTAATGGTGAAGTTGTTGTAAACGGAATGTCTCCTTCAAGAAGGAATAATAAGTTTGCTAATTCTGGAATTGTTGTAGAACTTGATATTGATAGAGATTTTGCTAAATATGAAAAATTTGGTGCTTTAAAAGGATTAGAATTTCAGAAAGATTTAGAGAAAATAGCCTTTCACGCTGGAGGAAGAACACAAACTGCGCCAGCACAAAGATTAGTAGATTTTGTTGATGGAAAAATATCTCCAGAATTAAATGATTGCTCTTATCAACCTGGCTTAAAATCTGCTCCTTTGCATTCTTTATTGCCAAAAATTATTGGAGGAAGATTGCGCAAAGGTTTTGCTGCCTTTGGTGAAAAGATGCATGGATACTATACAAATGAAGCAAATATTATTGGGGTAGAATCTAGAACTTCCTCTCCTGTAAATATACCAAGAAAAGAAAACTTAGAACACCCAGAAATTGAGGGCTTGTTTCCTTGTGGAGAAGGTGGTGGCTATGCTGGAGGAATTGTTTCTGCTGCTATGGACGGAGAGCGTTGCGCAGAGGCTGCGATTGCAGTATTATAAATTATTTTAAGTTATTTATTGAGTTAAATCAAATACAATAACTATTTTTATGGTTGTTTAATTTACACGCATGAAAATTACAGTTGGTAGAATTGATAAGGCTGATTTTCCAGAATTATCTCTGAAGGATATAGATTTAAAAATTGATTCTGGCGCTTACACATCTTCCATACATTGCTCAAATATTGAAGAAATCACCGATAATGGTTGTAATTTAATTAAATTTACATTGTTAGATCCAGAACATCCATTTTACAATAATAAAGAATTTACCTTTAAAAATTACTCTTCTAAAATAGTAAAAAGTTCTAATGGTATTTCTCAAGAACGCTTTATGATTCAAACAGAAATTATCATTTTCAACATTTCTTTTCCAATTTACTTGACATTAAGCGAACGGAAAGACATGAAATTCCCTATTTTACTGGGTAGAAAATTTTTAAATAAAAAATTTGTGATAGATTCAGCTAAAACAAATTTATCACACAAATTAAAATATAAAAACAAATGAGAATTGTAATTTTATCTAGAAACCCAAAATTATATTCTACCAAAAGGCTGCAAGAAGCTGCAGAAAAAAGAGGTCATGAAGTAATGGTTGTAGATCATTTAAAATGTAATATTGAAATTGAAAAAAAATCTCCAAAGATATATTACAAAGGTGAATACTTAGACAATATCGATGCTATTATACCTAGAATAGGTGCTTCGGTAACTTTTTACGGAACTGCAGTAATCCGTCAATTTGAGATGATGAAAGTTTTTTCAGCTGTTTCTTCTCAAGCTTTAGTAAAATCTAGAGATAAATTAAGTAGTTTACAAATTTTAGCAAGGGCTGGAGTTGGTTTACCAAAAACAGTTTTCACTAATTACACGAAAGATGTAGAACATGTTGTAGAATCTGTGGGTGGCGCACCACTAATTTTAAAATTATTAGAGGGCACACAAGGCTTAGGCGTTGTTTTAGCGGAAACTAAAAACGCAGCAACATCCGTTTTAGAAGCTTTTAATGGATTGGGAGCTAGGGTAATTGCGCAAGAGTTTATTAAAGAAGCTGGTGGTGCAGACATCAGAGCATTCGTTGTGGACGGGAAAGTGGTTGGCGCTATGAAACGTCAAGGAAAAGAAGGAGAATTCCGCTCTAATTTGCACAGAGGCGGAAATGCAACGATTATAGAACTAACCGATGAAGAAGAAAAAACAGCATTAAAAGCTACGAAAGCTTTAGGTTTAGGAGTTGCTGGTGTAGATATGTTACAATCATCTAAAGGACCATTAGTATTAGAAGTAAATTCCTCTCCAGGATTGGAAGGAATTGAGGTGGCTACGGGCAAAAATATTGCAAAAGAAATTATTCGTTATTTAGAAATTCATGTCGAATAAACCTTTTGTTCTCTTAGGAAAAGAAATACCTAAAGGAAAAAAAACTGTTTTAGATTTAGAAGTTGCAAAATTACACACAAGAACTACTGTAAAAGTTCCTGTAATTATTGAACGATCTAAAAATTCTGGCCCAGTAGTTTTATTATTAGCAGGTATACATGGTGATGAAACAAATGGCGTAGGGATTATTCGAGAAATTATTAACTTAGGAATCAATAAACCTAAAAAGGGAACAATCATCTGTATTCCTGTCTTTAATATTTTTGGTTATTTAATTCAGACAAGAGAATTCCCTGATGGTCGTGATTTAAACAGAATGTTTCCAGGAACTTTAAATGGTTCCTTGGCAAGCCAATTTGCATATCAATTTACCAAAGAAATAGCTCCTTTTGTAGATTATGTTATCGATTATCATACAGGAGGCGGTGAACGTGATAATATTGCACAAATAAGATGTAATAAAGATGATAAAAAAGGCTTTGAATTGGCAAAAATATTTAATCCCCCAATGATTGTTTTCTCTAATAATATTGGTAAATCTTTAAGAGATACTTTACATAAAATGGGTAAAACCATTTTACTTTTTGAAGGAGGGAAATCAAGAGAACTAAAACCTACTATTATCAATGAGGGTGTTAACGGGACTAAAAATATTTTAATTCACCTAGGGCTAATTGATGGTGAAATTAGTGTTCGAGAAACCCCAGTTCTTGTGCATAAAGCAAAATGGTTAAGAGCATCTCACTCCGGGATGTTTAAAGTAATCGTACAAAACGGAACGCTTGTAAAAAAGAAAGAAGTACTAGGAGTAATACAAGATCCTTTTGGTGAATTTAACAAGAAAATTTATGCTCCTTTTGACGGTCATATTTTTTGTATCAATAAAACTCCAATTGTGAACAAAGGAGATGCTTTATTTCATTTAAGTTTGGAAGAATAAATAAATTAAAAGATGAAGAATTTTATTACTATTTCAATGTTATTTTTCTCAAAAATTATATTTTCTCAAAAAAAATTAATGTTTAGATAACTTTAAAAAAGTCCGTTTAATCATTCTATAACTAAACACGCATAAGACAAAGGGTTGGCAAAAATCTATTTACCTGATTTACGTAAATACGGTTTAACCAAGTAAGCTCAAATAGATGATAAACAATTTGTTGGCGGAGATAGTCTGGATGTAATGATAGAACCTCCTGCTAATTGAATTAAATAGCTTATTTCACTATGTCTAAACAACAACTTTTTCACTTAATATAAATTGTTTATATTTGGATATACTTGGATAAAATCTAAATTTAAATTTTTTACTAAGTTCATAAATTAAACATCATAAAACTCTTAAAGAATGAAAATTAAAGAAGCACCTTCGAAACAAATTAAATCTTCAAGAAAATGTGCAAAATGCGGTAAACCAACTACATTATGTGTTTGTACAAGTAACTAACAACTATAATTTAAACATCTTGTTATTATCTTAGCAAGATATTTAAATTAAATTATTTGTATTCGGATGTTCAGTAAACCATTTAAATTCCAACTCACTTTTTTATACAATTAAGTTTTAACCGAGTAATTGTGAAATTAGCGATACACTGAAAATACTTAACATAAACCAGCCTATAAAACCTTCTATAATTGCTAAATAACGTGTAAGACCTTTTATAGGAATATCACCAAAACCAAGCGTTGTAAAGGTGTTTATTGACAACATTAAAGCATTTAATAATTTAATAGTAATGTCATATAGAACGCTGAGGACAAAAAGTGTTCCTACTTGAAAACCTTTCCATTTTTTTTCATTCGGACTAAGTTCAGACCAAGTTCCTTTTAATATGTCCGTTGATTTTAAAAATCGCGATATTAATTTGGTCCTTAACATAGAAATTTTATAAAGTAATTTAGCCGATTTTATAAAGAATATTGGAAGTTTTAAAGTACTGGATTCTAGGTTTTTTTTGAATAATTGAAAAGAATTAATTTCCATTTTATTTTCCTCTAGATATAATGTATGTATGCCATCTTTACGCTTTAAGTATTTTTGAAAAAATTCAAACCGATACATCAATCTATTTCTACCTAAAGTATCCCATGAGTTTGGAAAAAAAAAGTAAATTAAAGCAAATAAAATTATTACTTGAACAGAAAAAATAATTGCTTTGGCTGGTTCTGTCCCATAATCTGAAAAAATTGATAAAAATTGATTAATCTTCCAACTAAAATAATTTTTGAAGGTTGATTTTTTTTGATATTCAAAAGCAAGCCTTTCGGTTTCTAAATTTTTTAGACGGATATAGACTTTATTTGCGGATCGATTGTTGTGACGTGATTTATAATAATCATATAATCTACCTAGAAAAGATATTTCTAGTTCGAAAACTTTTTCTATTTCAAACACAGCATTATTTTTATATTTTTGCACAAAAAGTTTGTTAGTGTAGGCATTAAAATGATTTTTTATTGAATCCTTTATCTTTGAATAATATGAGGATTCAACAGCAGTTTGAAAAGCTTCTATTGATATAAAACCTTTTGTAAATTGCTTAATTGAAATAATATTTGTTTGGCTAAGTTCTGGAATCCCTAGAAAAATAGTTTTATTAAATTTATTTCCTGATATTTCAAACTTTCCATTTTCTGAGTTATTTTCATAACTCAAGGATACAATAGATTCCTTAAAATTATTATCAATTAGAATAATACCATTAGCATTATTATCAATATTTACAAAAGAAGCAATAGGAAAGGAGTTTTCATAAATATGATAAGACCCAAATTTTC
Proteins encoded:
- a CDS encoding EamA family transporter; protein product: MIYLLLSILFSTGLFVIFKYFGIYKVDILKAIFVNYIVALSMGFAFAEKSFSVTEIPKQPWFLGAVFLGALFVSIFFVMAKTAHENGVSVASVAGKMSVVIPVFFGVFLYNESVTILKIAGIIIALIAVYLASVKEEKTTHKNAGLLLPILLFLGSGAIDTTLKYVEVTHVPKEEVSVFSGSLFGIAAFFGLIILLVKSIKKRTSFGVKNIIAGIVLGVPNYYSIVFLIKALQTKGFESSTLFTINNVGIVIVSTLVGILLFKEQFSVKNKIGVVLAIIGIVIVAMA
- a CDS encoding HAD family phosphatase, whose translation is MIKNIIFDFGDIFINLDKQATFVEMAKLGVTKISDEMIGVYHQYEKGLMTTDEFIDFFYKKFEIPKADLVYAWNAILLDFPKKRLDFLKELSESKKYRLFLLSNTNDLHIKWVQDSLGEVFYNTFEKSFEQFYLSHEINFRKPDSEIYEFVLNANNLVADETLFVDDLKENTDSANKLGIHVWNLIPKKEDVTELFTKNKIN
- the ribD gene encoding bifunctional diaminohydroxyphosphoribosylaminopyrimidine deaminase/5-amino-6-(5-phosphoribosylamino)uracil reductase RibD, which codes for MINHELYIQRCLQIAQNGIGNARPNPSVGAVIVFDNKIIGEGFTSAYGENHAEVNAINSVKNKTLLKEATIYVTLEPCAHFGKTPPCADLLVKHQFKMVVIGCLDSNDLVAGKGVGRLRKAGINVIVGVLEDECRLHHKRFFAVQEKKRPYVILKWAETIDGFIAPSTKNMQKPVWISNKISQQLVHKYRSEEHAILVGTNTVIADNPKLNVRSWFGNNPVRIVLDRNLRIPKDKNVFDGSIKTIVITETKEHFHFQEDKAIFFEIINFSKNIAKQICEVLQKHQIQSVIIEGGTQTLQTFIDVNLWDEARVFTGDTSFIKGIKAPVFCAKITSEIKIKNDILKRYSND
- a CDS encoding LEA type 2 family protein encodes the protein MKKVFYFLGLFLLIYSCSVKKPPVFIKLDDVKVISFQADTIQLQANAHFQNPNDVGGKIFTDQIKVIVNGEEVAQVYADEFKVPARNDFSIPLKVMIPTKRIFENNKNGILGGLIASILKNKVKVQFKGNLKYAVFGFTKEFLVDKTQEMKINF
- a CDS encoding GNAT family N-acetyltransferase, producing the protein MTSQDFIIREITPADNAELANVVRSVILEMGAPKIGTAYEDAATDNMFETYQKEKAIYFVVEQHNKVVGGAGIAQLDNYEGNFCELQKMYFLPLVRGKGIGTKLISTCLEKAKEFGFESCYLETMPYMTAAQKLYKRNGFTSLDKPVGNTGHYACNVWMLKKI
- the prmC gene encoding peptide chain release factor N(5)-glutamine methyltransferase; protein product: MILKEFRTFCTEVLSEIYPQTEIDSFFFLIMEEKLKLQRIDTVLKPNFQISDAIFKELETIVNQLKKEKPIQYILGKTEFYGMPLKVDENTLIPRPETEELVDWVLNEASHLENHKTKNLSILDIGTGTGCIPISLAKNLPQANISAIDISENALKIAKQNAILNEVEINFSEIDILKTTTLWQKFDIIVSNPPYVRELEKVEIQNNVLHNEPHLALFVSDENPLIFYDKIADVAKQHLTKNGLLFFEINQYLGQETLKLLAEKGFTNIKLRKDLFGNERMVKASFFI
- a CDS encoding NAD(P)/FAD-dependent oxidoreductase; the encoded protein is MVKEVQLRVNLVEERKENILLHKASKQLGVSKSEISAVKVLRKSIDARKKDIIFNYKVAVYINEQIPEKSDYIFEYKDVSKAKEIHIVGFGPAGMYAALRCIELGYKPIVLERGKNVQDRRRDLKAINQDHIVNEDSNYCFGEGGAGTYSDGKLYTRSLKRGDVRRIFENLVFHGATEQILIDAHPHIGTNKLPKIIQNIRENILKFGGEIHFETRVTDFRVTNNKLCAIKLQNGQEMPVNSVILATGHSARDIYELLHKKEITLKAKSFAMGVRVEHPQEIIDQIQYHCSGQRDELLPAAAYSLVHQVNNRGVYSFCMCPGGFIVPAATTNGEVVVNGMSPSRRNNKFANSGIVVELDIDRDFAKYEKFGALKGLEFQKDLEKIAFHAGGRTQTAPAQRLVDFVDGKISPELNDCSYQPGLKSAPLHSLLPKIIGGRLRKGFAAFGEKMHGYYTNEANIIGVESRTSSPVNIPRKENLEHPEIEGLFPCGEGGGYAGGIVSAAMDGERCAEAAIAVL
- a CDS encoding RimK/LysX family protein, whose protein sequence is MKITVGRIDKADFPELSLKDIDLKIDSGAYTSSIHCSNIEEITDNGCNLIKFTLLDPEHPFYNNKEFTFKNYSSKIVKSSNGISQERFMIQTEIIIFNISFPIYLTLSERKDMKFPILLGRKFLNKKFVIDSAKTNLSHKLKYKNK
- the rimK gene encoding 30S ribosomal protein S6--L-glutamate ligase, producing the protein MRIVILSRNPKLYSTKRLQEAAEKRGHEVMVVDHLKCNIEIEKKSPKIYYKGEYLDNIDAIIPRIGASVTFYGTAVIRQFEMMKVFSAVSSQALVKSRDKLSSLQILARAGVGLPKTVFTNYTKDVEHVVESVGGAPLILKLLEGTQGLGVVLAETKNAATSVLEAFNGLGARVIAQEFIKEAGGADIRAFVVDGKVVGAMKRQGKEGEFRSNLHRGGNATIIELTDEEEKTALKATKALGLGVAGVDMLQSSKGPLVLEVNSSPGLEGIEVATGKNIAKEIIRYLEIHVE
- a CDS encoding succinylglutamate desuccinylase/aspartoacylase family protein — protein: MSNKPFVLLGKEIPKGKKTVLDLEVAKLHTRTTVKVPVIIERSKNSGPVVLLLAGIHGDETNGVGIIREIINLGINKPKKGTIICIPVFNIFGYLIQTREFPDGRDLNRMFPGTLNGSLASQFAYQFTKEIAPFVDYVIDYHTGGGERDNIAQIRCNKDDKKGFELAKIFNPPMIVFSNNIGKSLRDTLHKMGKTILLFEGGKSRELKPTIINEGVNGTKNILIHLGLIDGEISVRETPVLVHKAKWLRASHSGMFKVIVQNGTLVKKKEVLGVIQDPFGEFNKKIYAPFDGHIFCINKTPIVNKGDALFHLSLEE
- a CDS encoding potassium channel family protein — its product is MRNTIILFLLFTTSTILSQNKDFFYKEYSYTELFNMINTEKNAVFKLKNAFIKYDLTIDTLFMASNTEILQREKKLIVDKELQFENVHFQNHVLTKKDNDAGYLSNIHFKKKVSIRNSASIAIINCEFDDILSFIGSGDFCNELETIKQNENINDYIKIENSVFNNGLKIFYNCNYQNNNSNTVISLEKNIFYPNKDEYIGTSLGLIGRKFGSYHIYENSFPIASFVNIDNNANGIILIDNNFKESIVSLSYENNSENGKFEISGNKFNKTIFLGIPELSQTNIISIKQFTKGFISIEAFQTAVESSYYSKIKDSIKNHFNAYTNKLFVQKYKNNAVFEIEKVFELEISFLGRLYDYYKSRHNNRSANKVYIRLKNLETERLAFEYQKKSTFKNYFSWKINQFLSIFSDYGTEPAKAIIFSVQVIILFALIYFFFPNSWDTLGRNRLMYRFEFFQKYLKRKDGIHTLYLEENKMEINSFQLFKKNLESSTLKLPIFFIKSAKLLYKISMLRTKLISRFLKSTDILKGTWSELSPNEKKWKGFQVGTLFVLSVLYDITIKLLNALMLSINTFTTLGFGDIPIKGLTRYLAIIEGFIGWFMLSIFSVSLISQLLG